Proteins co-encoded in one Haladaptatus sp. ZSTT2 genomic window:
- a CDS encoding cupin domain-containing protein — MEKVRVDAVEQVKNPYPRSPGPFRVGLALGATDVGLNYFELDAGEAFSGGYHTHHDQEEIFYVQSGTATFETEAGTEQVAAGEIIRFAPGEFQHGYNDGTEPVSGLAIGAPFGSDDVEILKACPACGERTFHRRRSLLSDDVTKADLQLLCPECGTEMIPTNRGEKEEPER, encoded by the coding sequence AGTCGAACAGGTGAAAAATCCGTATCCGCGCTCGCCGGGGCCGTTTCGCGTGGGGCTCGCGCTCGGGGCGACAGATGTCGGACTGAACTACTTCGAACTTGACGCGGGCGAAGCGTTCTCGGGCGGGTATCACACCCACCACGACCAAGAGGAGATTTTCTACGTTCAGTCGGGGACGGCCACCTTTGAGACCGAGGCTGGAACCGAACAGGTTGCCGCAGGCGAAATCATCCGGTTTGCGCCGGGAGAGTTCCAACACGGCTACAACGACGGCACGGAACCGGTCTCGGGGCTCGCCATCGGCGCACCCTTTGGCTCAGACGACGTGGAAATCTTGAAAGCGTGTCCCGCGTGTGGCGAACGCACCTTCCACCGCCGCCGGTCGCTCCTGAGTGACGATGTGACGAAAGCCGATTTACAACTCCTCTGTCCCGAGTGCGGGACAGAAATGATACCCACAAATCGCGGCGAGAAAGAGGAACCGGAGCGGTAG